Proteins encoded by one window of Flavobacterium sp. N502540:
- a CDS encoding Lrp/AsnC family transcriptional regulator: MDAIDKKILMLLQQDAKQNTKEIAEKIGLSVSPTFERIKKLEQKQYIKNYVALLDAEKIGKSISVYCQVTLAVHSRELIDDFKQHILVLPEITGCFHVSGNYDFLLKVAVNDMNEYQKFVIDKLSVIKGISNVQSSFVMEEIKNDFAFNL, from the coding sequence ATGGATGCCATAGACAAAAAAATATTGATGCTTTTACAGCAAGATGCGAAGCAAAATACGAAAGAAATTGCCGAAAAAATAGGTTTATCAGTCTCTCCCACTTTTGAGAGAATCAAAAAACTGGAACAAAAGCAGTACATCAAGAATTATGTTGCTTTGCTGGATGCCGAAAAAATTGGAAAATCAATCAGTGTATACTGTCAGGTTACTTTGGCGGTGCACTCACGCGAATTGATTGATGACTTTAAACAGCATATTCTGGTATTACCCGAAATAACAGGCTGTTTTCACGTATCCGGGAATTATGATTTTCTGCTGAAAGTGGCTGTCAATGATATGAACGAATACCAAAAATTTGTGATCGATAAATTATCGGTTATCAAAGGGATTTCAAATGTGCAAAGTTCTTTTGTGATGGAAGAAATAAAGAATGATTTCGCCTTTAATTTATAA
- a CDS encoding histidine decarboxylase: MTLISESLSIQDNQRLVDLNQYIENARDNFLGYPVSKDFDYSEINHFLKYPINNLGDPFEDCTYKVQTHELEREVVGFFAKLFRANPKDYWGYVTNGGSESNLYGLYLARELYPKAMVYYSESTHYSVRKNIHLLNIPSIVIRSQENGEIDYEDFENTLKLNRHKPAIVLTTFGTTMKEAKDDVSKIKNILKTLAIQDSYIHCDAALSGSYGAFMEPRFPFDFMDGADSISISGHKFIGSPIPTGVIITKRSNRDRISKGISYIGSLDTTITGSRNGHSPLFLWFTLKKLGIEGLKKRYLHSLEVAEYCEQRLKNMGIAAWRNPNSITVVFPKIAEEVKSKWQLATEGDISHIICMPNVTKGQIDLFINDVENCIEVPEEMAEFSW; encoded by the coding sequence ATGACACTGATCTCAGAATCATTATCCATACAAGACAATCAACGTTTAGTCGATTTGAACCAATACATCGAAAATGCCAGAGATAATTTCTTAGGCTATCCTGTATCCAAAGATTTTGATTATTCGGAAATCAATCATTTTTTAAAATATCCGATCAATAATCTTGGGGATCCTTTTGAAGATTGTACCTACAAAGTGCAAACACACGAACTGGAAAGAGAAGTGGTTGGCTTTTTTGCCAAATTATTCCGCGCCAATCCAAAAGATTATTGGGGTTATGTAACCAATGGCGGTTCCGAAAGTAATTTATACGGATTGTATCTCGCAAGAGAATTATATCCAAAAGCAATGGTTTATTATTCGGAATCAACCCATTACAGTGTGCGTAAAAACATTCACTTGCTCAACATTCCGAGTATTGTTATTCGTTCGCAGGAAAATGGTGAAATCGATTATGAAGATTTTGAAAACACGTTAAAACTGAATCGTCATAAACCGGCTATTGTACTGACTACTTTTGGTACCACCATGAAAGAAGCCAAAGACGACGTATCAAAAATTAAGAATATTCTAAAAACATTGGCCATACAAGATAGCTACATCCATTGTGATGCTGCCTTATCCGGAAGTTATGGTGCTTTTATGGAGCCACGGTTTCCCTTTGATTTTATGGATGGCGCGGACAGCATTTCCATCAGCGGACACAAATTTATTGGTTCGCCTATTCCAACCGGTGTTATTATCACGAAGCGTTCTAATAGAGACAGAATCTCGAAAGGAATCTCGTATATTGGTTCCTTAGACACCACAATCACGGGGTCCAGAAATGGACATTCTCCGTTGTTTTTATGGTTTACCCTGAAAAAACTAGGTATTGAAGGTTTAAAAAAACGTTATTTACACAGCTTAGAAGTCGCGGAATATTGTGAGCAGAGACTGAAAAACATGGGAATTGCGGCCTGGAGAAATCCAAATTCGATTACCGTTGTTTTTCCAAAAATAGCCGAAGAAGTGAAGTCAAAATGGCAACTAGCCACGGAGGGCGATATCTCCCATATTATCTGTATGCCAAACGTGACCAAAGGACAAATCGATCTGTTTATCAACGACGTAGAAAATTGCATTGAAGTCCCGGAAGAAATGGCAGAATTTAGTTGGTAG